Proteins encoded together in one Ciona intestinalis unplaced genomic scaffold, KH HT000096.1, whole genome shotgun sequence window:
- the LOC100184355 gene encoding ubiquitin carboxyl-terminal hydrolase 36, which produces MTITKQIADDIFKTSDSSFENRVNSATKKFLLQKIEFVEAEHPYSLNLNQLKSKYVLLSGSLKRDKMNGVKNNGEVKTIEGIPRPKSILFPPEKLELLWRKSGRVGAGLVNLGNTCFLNSALQCLTYTPPLANYLMSNQHRAQCRVNGQFCMLCSLQHHQSASFGNGGKSIRPMNILKNLRIIAKHLQFGRQEDAHEFIRYSVDAMQRSCLFGLPSKLDIHTKTTTLVYQIFGGYLRSRVKCRQCRAVSDTFDPFLDLSLDINKQESNDLRKCLENFVKPELLHGDNLYKCYQCKKSVPASKTFSIHRPPNVLTVQLKRFSSFMGNKINRDITYPSKLNLGPYTSSDRNEGPIYDLYAVLVHSGFSCNSGHYYAYAKAANGQWYCFNDSSVNQVSSHQALNQQAYLLFYHRVAETKHVKLKQKLNQREAAAVVKNHVNNRFVDFNGNPTKIKGNPTKINSNPTKINGNPTKINGNPTKINGNPTKINGNPTKINGNSTKIHGNPTKIQGDSHKPEIEMKKESPTKPSTPQHSCTKVMTTTNKTNGFLHKVSLKLPDKSQKDSKEIKTSEEKPALIGVPKLVSLPPVGEDWLESKIRERRDSGELGRSGNKKISFNIRGKLFSGRPNHQKMWQKLHVKKRCEKNEDERSLSSNDSRRSDKEREEHEKKLKMLGGSDKRKRRMEEEGGRSGILTKLLKLSSGRAYGGEVETWDGGSSIVEEDAKMDHHKRSRSSTDGWDREFDRGKIKKKKKVSTNINLFQTFQRTSATL; this is translated from the coding sequence ATGACGATAACGAAACAAATCGCCGAcgatattttcaaaacatcTGATTCGTCGTTCGAGAATCGCGTCAACTCGGCAACGAAGAAGTTTCTTCTACAAAAGATCGAGTTCGTTGAAGCGGAACACCCATACTCGCTCAACCTGAACCaacttaaaagtaaatatgttttgctCTCGGGAAGCTTGAAACGAGACAAAATGAACGGGGTGAAAAATAACGGGGAGGTAAAAACAATTGAAGGGATACCTCGTCCGAAGTCGATTCTTTTTCCACCGGAGAAATTAGAACTTTTGTGGCGAAAGTCGGGTAGGGTGGGTGCGGGGTTGGTCAACCTTGGAAATACGTGCTTCCTCAACTCTGCGTTGCAATGTCTCACATACACACCCCCACTTGCAAACTACTTAATGAGCAACCAGCATCGTGCGCAGTGTCGAGTCAACGGgcagttttgcatgttatGTTCGTTGCAACATCATCAGAGTGCTTCGTTTGGTAACGGAGGAAAATCCATTCGGCCGATGAATATCCTCAAGAATCTTCGAATCATCGCGAAACATCTACAGTTCGGTCGACAGGAGGACGCGCATGAGTTCATTCGTTACTCGGTGGACGCGATGCAACGATCGTGTTTGTTCGGCCTCCCATCCAAGCTCGACATCCACACCAAAACCACCACGCTCGTCTACCAGATATTCGGAGGTTATCTAAGAAGTCGCGTTAAATGTCGTCAATGTCGCGCCGTGTCCGATACTTTCGACCCTTTCCTTGATCTTAGCTTGGATATCAACAAACAAGAATCAAATGATCTTCGAAAATGTTTggaaaattttgtaaaaccgGAGCTTTTACACGGAGACAACTTGTACAAATGTTATCAATGTAAGAAGTCGGTTCCTGCGAGCAAAACTTTCTCGATTCATCGACCGCCCAATGTTCTCACTGTCCAGTTGAAACGATTCTCATCGTTCATGGGAAACAAGATCAACCGAGACATCACCTATCCTTCCAAACTCAACCTCGGTCCTTACACAAGTTCCGACCGCAACGAGGGCCCGATATATGATCTCTATGCCGTGCTCGTGCATTCTGGATTTAGCTGCAACTCTGGACATTATTACGCTTATGCGAAAGCTGCTAACGGACAATGGTATTGTTTCAATGATTCATCTGTCAATCAAGTGAGTTCCCACCAAGCTCTCAACCAACAAGCGTATTTGTTGTTCTACCATCGTGTGGCGGAAACAAAGCACGTCAAGTTGAAACAAAAGTTGAATCAACGAGAAGCTGCTGCTGTTGTTAAGAATCATGTTAATAATAGGTTCGTGGATTTTAACGGTAatccaacaaaaatcaaggggaatccaacaaaaatcaacagtaatccaacaaaaatcaacggtaatccaacaaaaatcaacgggaatccaacaaaaatcaacgggaatccaacaaaaatcaatgggaatccaacaaaaatcaacgGGAATTCAACAAAAATTCACGGAAATCCAACAAAAATCCAAGGAGATTCACATAAACCTGAGATTGAGATGAAAAAAGAATCTCCAACAAAGCCTTCAACACCTCAACACTCGTGCACCAAAGTCAtgacaacaacaaacaaaactaacGGATTCCTTCACAAAGTTTCGCTAAAACTGCCCGACAAATCTCAAAAAGATtcgaaagaaataaaaacaagcgAAGAAAAACCCGCGTTAATTGGGGTCCCAAAGTTGGTGAGTCTTCCCCCTGTTGGGGAGGATTGGTTGGAAAGTAAGATCCGAGAGCGGCGGGACAGCGGGGAGTTGGGGAGGAGCGGGAATAAAAAGATTTCGTTCAATATAAGAGGAAAGTTGTTTTCAGGGAGGCCAAACCATCAAAAGATGTGGCAGAAGTTGCACGTGAAGAAGAGATGCGAGAAGAACGAAGATGAGAGATCTCTCTCCTCCAATGACAGCAGGAGGTCGGATAAAGAGAGAGAAGAGCACGAGAAGAAGTTGAAAATGTTGGGAGGAAGTGATAAGAGAAAGAGGAGAATGGAGGAGGAGGGAGGGAGAAGTGGGATCCTCACAAAGTTGCTCAAGTTGTCATCGGGTCGAGCGTATGGTGGTGAAGTTGAGACGTGGGACGGCGGATCGTCTATTGTGGAGGAAGACGCCAAGATGGATCATCATAAGAGGTCGAGGTCGTCCACGGATGGATGGGATCGGGAGTTCGATCGGGGAAAGatcaagaagaagaagaaagtcTCGACGAACATTAATTTGTTCCAAACTTTCCAGCGAACATCAGCAACTCTGTAA
- the LOC100181989 gene encoding uncharacterized protein LOC100181989 isoform X1, producing the protein MGSMPHPTINTKVNILLKMEETIFQEDPDLLELIRLASVGKSSIDRLSGKFLTPDGKKSKSTNFDPLALPVVVLTSDETDQPRPNKRLCFSDSKNLETKKRFRDEAINASHQLNNNDSSNSEKLLTKKLKRRKLINADSSSLAQSVVPIDDSAENVPSDLKSAEKSPTHHSPTPLVEDSKLKDKKLTENVENLNISSVNTVHIVSIPNVNEEKLRETTDSAIPPSGRLLRKRIRKTLPPLKLRQTPLGLPKQPRVTKDEFTIEEIYTNKNYATPGTKSWETIFEEPKQDKDGNMRFDASDHHDETNKPMTQHRTNDSAQYCHAWTISFYLTGIPLKQEFLFLYPQIYLIVLRVLRRNTQNNWSMMS; encoded by the exons ATGGGATCTATGCCACATCCAACAATCAACaccaaagtaaatattttgttgaaaatggAAGAAACAATTTTCCAGGAAGATCCCGATTTATTGGAGTTAATTCGGCTCGCATCCGTTGGAAAGTCGTCAATCGATCGG CTATCTGGGAAGTTTCTCACTCCAGATGGAAAGAAATCAAAATCCACCAACTTCGACCCTCTAGCCCTCCCAGTGGTTGTATTAACGAGCGATGAAACCGACCAACCACGACCAAACAAACGGTTATGCTTCAGCGATTCCAAAAACTTAGAAACAAAAAAGCGTTTTCGCGACGAAGCAATAAATGCCAGTCATCAACTGAACAATAATGACTCATCAAATTctgaaaaacttttaactaaaaaattaaaacgacGAAAACTTATAAATGCTGACTCATCTTCCTTGGCTCAATCAGTCGTCCCTATTGATGACTCAGCAGAAAATGTGCCGAGTGATTTAAAGTCAGCGGAAAAATCACCGACCCATCACTCCCCAACACCCCTGGTGGAGGATTCAAaattaaaagacaaaaaattgACGGAAAAcgttgaaaatttaaacatttcatcCGTAAACACAGTTCATATCGTTAGCATTCCAAATGTTAACGAAGAAAAACTTCGAGAAACGACAGACTCAGCAATCCCCCCTAGTGGGAGATTGTTGCGTAAAAGGATCCGTAAGACGTTACCCCCGTTGAAACTCCGACAAACCCCCCTTGGATTACCCAAGCAACCCCGAGTAACGAAGGATGAATTTACAATCGAGGAAATTTATACGAACAAGAATTACGCGACACCCGGCACTAAATCATGGGAGACGATATTTGAGGAACCGAAGCAAGATAAAGACGGGAATATGCg GTTCGACGCAAGCGACCATCACGACGAAACAAACAAACCGATGACACAGCATCGAACGAACGACTCAGCACAATATTGTCACGCTTGGACGATCAGCTTTTACTTAACGGGGATTCCCCTTAAACaagaatttttatttctatatccacaaatatatttgattgTTCTTCGTGTTTTACGACGAAATACACAAAATAACTggagtatgatgtcataa
- the LOC100181989 gene encoding uncharacterized protein LOC100181989 isoform X2 produces MGSMPHPTINTKVNILLKMEETIFQEDPDLLELIRLASVGKSSIDRLSGKFLTPDGKKSKSTNFDPLALPVVVLTSDETDQPRPNKRLCFSDSKNLETKKRFRDEAINASHQLNNNDSSNSEKLLTKKLKRRKLINADSSSLAQSVVPIDDSAENVPSDLKSAEKSPTHHSPTPLVEDSKLKDKKLTENVENLNISSVNTVHIVSIPNVNEEKLRETTDSAIPPSGRLLRKRIRKTLPPLKLRQTPLGLPKQPRVTKDEFTIEEIYTNKNYATPGTKSWETIFEEPKQDKDGNMRYVEKKKKRRLVVFPTDPSARNKKKKVRRKRPSRRNKQTDDTASNERLSTILSRLDDQLLLNGDSP; encoded by the exons ATGGGATCTATGCCACATCCAACAATCAACaccaaagtaaatattttgttgaaaatggAAGAAACAATTTTCCAGGAAGATCCCGATTTATTGGAGTTAATTCGGCTCGCATCCGTTGGAAAGTCGTCAATCGATCGG CTATCTGGGAAGTTTCTCACTCCAGATGGAAAGAAATCAAAATCCACCAACTTCGACCCTCTAGCCCTCCCAGTGGTTGTATTAACGAGCGATGAAACCGACCAACCACGACCAAACAAACGGTTATGCTTCAGCGATTCCAAAAACTTAGAAACAAAAAAGCGTTTTCGCGACGAAGCAATAAATGCCAGTCATCAACTGAACAATAATGACTCATCAAATTctgaaaaacttttaactaaaaaattaaaacgacGAAAACTTATAAATGCTGACTCATCTTCCTTGGCTCAATCAGTCGTCCCTATTGATGACTCAGCAGAAAATGTGCCGAGTGATTTAAAGTCAGCGGAAAAATCACCGACCCATCACTCCCCAACACCCCTGGTGGAGGATTCAAaattaaaagacaaaaaattgACGGAAAAcgttgaaaatttaaacatttcatcCGTAAACACAGTTCATATCGTTAGCATTCCAAATGTTAACGAAGAAAAACTTCGAGAAACGACAGACTCAGCAATCCCCCCTAGTGGGAGATTGTTGCGTAAAAGGATCCGTAAGACGTTACCCCCGTTGAAACTCCGACAAACCCCCCTTGGATTACCCAAGCAACCCCGAGTAACGAAGGATGAATTTACAATCGAGGAAATTTATACGAACAAGAATTACGCGACACCCGGCACTAAATCATGGGAGACGATATTTGAGGAACCGAAGCAAGATAAAGACGGGAATATGCg TTACGTtgaaaagaagaagaaacgaCGATTAGTTGTTTTCCCCACCGACCCCTCTGCTCGTAACAAGAAGAAAAAG GTTCGACGCAAGCGACCATCACGACGAAACAAACAAACCGATGACACAGCATCGAACGAACGACTCAGCACAATATTGTCACGCTTGGACGATCAGCTTTTACTTAACGGGGATTCCCCTTAA